The Nicotiana tomentosiformis chromosome 2, ASM39032v3, whole genome shotgun sequence genome includes the window TGTTTTCTTGGTTTTTTCGACGTTTTCGGGGGTGTGTCTAGTAGCAAAGGAGAAAGTGGCTGTGATGAGCAAGAAAGCTAATAGAGTGAAGATGGTTATGGAGTTTTTTGTcttcattttttgttttttggctAGGAGAAAGAGAGTAGAAGAATGAGTATTTATTATGGGAAAGAGGTGGAAAAGCATTGAAGAAAGGGAGATAGTTATAAGTGGATGGCAGTTGGGGATGCTTGCATGAAGACTTTATAAGAGTAGGGTGGGTGGAATTTAATACACAGCATTATATTATGGATATCGAGTATCCCTGTTTTACTGTGTGTTTTTAATGTGTGTTATGAGGTGTCAACATGTACATATATTTGTGTAGATGTAAGGGACTTGCCATCGAGTCGTGTGATAGGACAGTTAGGTTTCTTAATCCTTAACTAAAGGTTTTGaattcgcattttgaaaattaaGATTTTTTCTAATGAGAAGTGTTTTACCCCATTATGAGTTTAGTCAACCTGAATCTGAATTAATTGGATTATTTAGAGATTTGGTATGAAGTAGGGGAATATAGATGTGGAGCCATGGTAGACGATAGGGATGAGAATTGAAGAACAGAGTGGACTCTAAATTTGACACATTGGTGATGGTTGTGAATAGACCTAATAATAGTGCTCTTTCCCTACGAAAGGTAGAGAGTTAATTTCACATTACTATTAGAATAGACAAAAATAAAATATGGTTGAAATGAGTCAAAATAAAGGTTGATTAAGAAACATATATTTGTAATTCTCTATATTATAACTTTTATATATGAACTGCCCCCTTCAAATTTGTCCCCAATCTGTTATTGTTCAGATAGTTAAGCAATTCTTTTGTactaattttttaattatttgttaAATTTGGAAACACGTTAGGGTACTCTATATCCCCACCACCACCCCAAAAAAAGATGGTGGTTTAGGTTGGAACTCTTTGAATTTATTGTGGCCAGAAAAGCCAACTCACATGAAATTGTCCGAATGATACTTCAGTATTCCAAACTTTATCTGATGTAACAATACTTGTCATACATTATTGATTTACTAAAAAGGCAGTTTCTTAACGAAGCAAATCCCTAAAAACAATAATTTAAAAGACAGAAAACGAGAAATATATCAAAAGAGATTTGAACCTATAAGGGATAAtttatttcctttatttggtttaaAACTGAGATATAAAAAGAAAAACTTGATAATTAAGAGAATCCAACACCCTAACTATTACATTCCCACTTCAAAATCATTATAACAAGTGCAGTTTTTTTTGGAATAGAAGagaaagaaaagggaaaaaaacaaaagaaatagcTACATTGAGATGTCATCTTCAGCTAGTGAACAAGCTGAGGACCTTTGTTTGGAAGAAACTGCAGGTTACCATTTGGTCAGGAAATGCTCCAAAAACCCATTGGTACCATACAACAGTAATATAGGTTTTATAGGAATATAGAATGAGCCCCAAAATTAATGCATCTATACTCTTATACCTTTGGCTTTCTATCAAACTTAAAGTCAACAGTCGAAATCCTTTTCCATTCATTCCTTTGGCTTTATTATTTGTTTTTTACCACTTGCTTCCTTTTTGTACAATTTGAATTTGAATGAGAGTCGAAATCctacaaataacataaaaacaCGAGTTAGCTTCTAAAGTTTGTAATGTTGTACAAGTGATGAAGTATATAAACCAAAGCTAGATGTGAGGTCATGGACTAGAACTGGAAATGTGAGTCTAATTGCATATTAGAATGTCAAGTGTGATATCGACTTgttgtaattattatttttaggagtaaAAGTAAATCATTTGTAAATTTCTGCGGTGACAGTTCCATTAAGAAGTTACAATCCGAACTGAAATGTTCAATTATAGTTATAAGTTACAACGATCGAAAAGGAGGAAGAtgtgatttatttatatttgcaACTGATGAGATATTCAGGAAAATCCACTCACATGGTTCAAAAGATTAATATAATATCTTGGAATTTCCTTCAGAGAAATCAATCTGCCTAAAAGTTGATTTTACTGTACAGAATGAATTCATGGTTCAACAATCAGTACCCAAAATTGCAGTATAATgctatgatttatttatatttgcaACTGATGAGCCTTATGCACACCATTTGACAACATTTGGGCTGAACATTTTTTAAGTAACATACAGTAGGTTAAAGGCTAGAGGAGTTCCAGCTAGCATCTACAGCCCGGATGATCTTTTCGTGTAGTTTGGCTCCAGCGCAAGCAATTATACCTCGATCAAGTCCTTCTAAGTATACGCCTTTGGAGAAGTCTAGCGGCCGCCCTCCTGCATCTGTCACCACACCGCCGGCTTCTTCAATGATAAGAACACCAGCTGCATGATCCCATATTTTCTCCTTGTAACCAGCCCTTGCAAATTTCATGAATATCTCAGCATCTCCTCGAGCTATGGCTGCATACTTCACCATGCTATATACACGTAATGGCTGGTTCCTGCAGTTGATATGCTGTCAGCAAGCTTTAAAAGACATCTGAATGCATGAACATATTACTTAAAGATGCAGAGTAATTTCCGTGAACACATTTGTAGCTGTCACGGGTAAAGAGTAACAGGAAATAGAGTACAAACGCTCAGAGAACTTGAAAGCAATCGTAAATATAGCATCTTCAAAGCTTTGTGCGCAGTGTTGTCAAAGGTTCAATTAAGGCGCGCTTAAGCCTAGAAGCTCAAGATAGGCGCTTCGCCTCACCTAGACTGCACTTCGGTGTTGGCAAGGCACTAAGGCGTGCGCCTCATTGCCCAAAAGTTCTATCTTGCTAAGAGCGGTACTAAGCaactaagttgctccgacacgacagtttaggtgccgcatccgtgtcgacacgacactaatatgggtgtgggtatgggatccatTCCCGATgtggtcaaacaattttgggtactttgaccacgacagACGGAAAAACTTCGAGATGAGATACAATTTGATTTCcgaaatcagaaccaaaacttgggtaaatttgaagaaaatagcataccttgtctaggaaatcaatcctttacttatctataacttgagaataaaaaagaaattcatAATTTACAAGCTATAAGTAAGTATTCAACAAAATTTCacataatttagagatatttttatatttttaaattatttttaatcggATCCtcgcacccgtatccgtactaggattCGTATCCCCGAATtttagaatttacatctcgaatGATCCGACCTTTAGATCCGTACCCgtgtcggacacccgcacccgtgtccgagcaacttagctaAGCAATAGATATGATTGGCAAAAGGATATATGAATTGTTAAAGAAATTATTCTGAATGAAGTTGTTACTTTTTCTTGCATTACATATAATATATTAACTTTTATTGGTGTACCTTTTTTAACTAAAGTCCATACTTTAATTACGCTTAACGCTTAATGCCTCGATAGACCTAGAATGCTTTTTAACGCTTTTCGTCTTTGACAACACTATTTGTGCGTTGTCTTTAAGTCAAGGAGATTAGCTTTGGAATACAAGAGAGAATTCTGAGAGATACTTACCTAAGTCCAACACTATGAGCCAGTCCTGCTGTGAATGAATGGCTTGAATTTGCTATCTCAACTGGTTCACAAAAGGTAGCCAATGCTGGATTATCTATGGAGGAGACTTTGATTTGCTTTGCAGAGTTTGGCCACACAAAGTTCTTTTCTCCATACAGTAATGGTTGCATCCAAGCCTTGCCGCCACCTTTCCTTGCATAAAGTACAGAACCTCTATCCCCAGATACAGATGTTTGGGAGGTCAACCTAGATAAGATTCTCCGATAACCATTTTGATAACTAAGCCATTCCTTCTTCATAGGGTAATTTGGACACCCGAGAACCCCAAGCACAGGTTCTCCATCTTCTATCAATGCCAAAGCAATGGCATATTGATCTCCACGTACAAAACCCAATGTTCCATCAACAGGATCCAGTACCCAAAACTTGCTACCTCTGACGCCGGCCAAGTTGCACCGACTTATGGCCGCAAGAACAGATTTAGCATCAAGATCAGTACCAGGACCTTTCAGTCCAAAACGGGGTGCATCTGCTAGACACTCATTCACGGTTCTCACTACTGCTTCTAACAGGCCAACCGAGCTAGCCTTCGAAAGAACTTCCACATCTTCTTCAGCA containing:
- the LOC104096841 gene encoding 3',5'-bisphosphate nucleotidase AHL-like; protein product: MSYTCTATSFPIKVPHTLFHSRKFNDVFPKNQILGTLSFSSKKNSRFGFTNQTISLSQCCSQTNFLSTMDEDCKLEVSSTDIPEGYCKELEIAVRAVHMACLLCQRVQDNLLSKTSEQVHSKEDNSPVTIADWSVQAIVSWVLSEAFGSENVAIVAEEDVEVLSKASSVGLLEAVVRTVNECLADAPRFGLKGPGTDLDAKSVLAAISRCNLAGVRGSKFWVLDPVDGTLGFVRGDQYAIALALIEDGEPVLGVLGCPNYPMKKEWLSYQNGYRRILSRLTSQTSVSGDRGSVLYARKGGGKAWMQPLLYGEKNFVWPNSAKQIKVSSIDNPALATFCEPVEIANSSHSFTAGLAHSVGLRNQPLRVYSMVKYAAIARGDAEIFMKFARAGYKEKIWDHAAGVLIIEEAGGVVTDAGGRPLDFSKGVYLEGLDRGIIACAGAKLHEKIIRAVDASWNSSSL